Within Telopea speciosissima isolate NSW1024214 ecotype Mountain lineage chromosome 8, Tspe_v1, whole genome shotgun sequence, the genomic segment ACTAGAAATAGCCTAAACCAACTTGCAATCAGATTAGTTACTGAATTGaccaataaaagacttaaaataactccaaaactGACTCAAAAACCTCCAGCTGCGTTCGGAGTTCCTAAACCAactaggacttgacataattatcTATGCATAACAAGACTGGACTCATAGATTACTAATCTAGCCTCAACTAGGACACAcacaaaaataatcaaaataggaaaagaaactgaaaatatAACTCTACTTAAATAGAACTTCATAGACTACCGAAAAATGGAACTCCGTAGTAGAATGGGTATAGGATTACTAGAGAAACTAGGAATTCTGAAATTTGTGAAACCGCAAGCTATTCTTCTTCCCCTGGCATTGCTACTGGTGCCTAGATACTGCGTCACTTCTGCTTTGACGCCTCAAGGCAGGCATTATGGAAAACACCAAGAGGCTTATGGTACACACCAAAGATTTCAAGTCCATGATGTGCATGTATCATCATATCCTTACCATTATCCCCAGGATATAATTTTGGGTTAATGAAGCCTATAGGACCCCAGTATTTCATGGTTTCGAGGCAAGCCCATGATAAGAATGCCTCAAACTATGAAAAGCTGAGCAAATGCTTTACAATACAAAATAATGTCATTGCCATCATAGTAATACTTACAATTTATCTTTTAAAATCATTAATAGAGCACCTCAGTTGTCATGAATCTCTTCAATATCATTTGTTTTGTCAGGTATTTTCTTTCATATTTGATCTTTGACCTTCCTAATTTGTAGAAGAATGCCATATAATTTATGCACTTGTATATTTAAAAGCTATGCTTTCAATGCTCATGCCTTTAGCAtctgaaaaaacagaaaagaccCCCTTCAGAAAACCAACAAAGAATCGAACACTCCCCCAGGGATGGGGGGTGGAGGGACCCACAGGTAATCAACCAACCCATGATCCActtcaaagaggaaacacataTTTGTAAGCTGCATAACCCATCAATCGCTGGCCCACCATGAGAAATGTATACAAGGCAATCATACAAAGGAACAAAATACAAAGCtcgcattgggatgccctacaACTTTCTAGTTTGTAGCTGGAAATTTCTTGGAGGTGTCAATTTTAAATCTTAACCTGACTAGCCAATTCACCTAAATCCACCCTATCTCGCCTACCATCTGTACTTCATACTAACTCAACATGGCAAGTATTCAAAAACTCCTTCGTTATCTTCCCTAGATCTATATTCTACAACTTGCATTAGACAGCTTCATCCATAATCTTTAAAGAcaaagagggggggaggggatagAGAGAAGCATGCATTCTGTTGCCAACCAGCATCCTTCCATCACACCAAATGATATTAACTTTTTGCTACTATCATTAGCATCTTAATTAAGGGCATCTACACCAGAAGACTTGAAAAGGGCTCCTCATAGATGGATTGTAGGACTGGCATATGTTTAAATGACCTCTTTCTAGCTAAGAGGATCTTCTGATCAACCTACAAGAGTAGAACCCACCATTAAGCTTCACTATTGTCAACTTCCAAAATCATCATTAATGTCAACATTACAGCAGCCAACATTCCAAAGGCAATAATGACCAATCTGGAGATAAGAAAGTTAAAGAGCGATAAGTAATACATGCCTCCATGTgatcatccccccccccccaagggggggggggggggggaatgattTGCCATCATCTTCACCCTGCCTACCACCAAATACAATAAGCTTTACATGACCcacaaacattaaaaaaaaatgtccatTTCCTTCCACACTGCCTGACAAATGGAAAGAAGTAAAGGTTCCACAACATCATACTACCACCTCAAAAAACTCCCAATTTTCAATCATCGGggattattaaaataaaaaaaagggcaaaggATGGGCACACTGCCCATGGTACATGCCTTTGCACAAACACTGACACTCTCTTTCCCCGGTATGATGTACCAAAACCCAACGAAATGCATTCTCCACCCCCCCTAATTGGCTTGGCACCTCAAAAACTCCCAATTTTCAATCATCGGggattattaaaataaaaaaagggcaaaGGATGGGCACACTGCCCATGGTACATGCCTTTGCACAAACACTGACACTCTCTTTCCCCGGTATGATGTACCAAAACCCAACGAAATGCATTCTCCACCCCCCCTAATTGGCTTGGCATGTAAGATGCCAATATACCCTGCCCGCGTGTTGATTCCTCTCCCGTAAAAAAAATACCTTAAGTAATTCAGCCTATGCCCAAAAAGGATATTAACACTGGAACCAACTTTGTCCTTTCCATGTAGGATCatacaatgaagaagaagatgatctaCAGTTCATCCTATTCCTTGTAGAGCATGCAAGCATTCTTCACAAAGTTTCTTCAATCAAGAAAGTAACCGTCATAGAGGGGCATTAAAACCACCACAAGTTGCTTAAATTAACCAATTCCCACAATTCTTAGCAAGCTGCACTTACCAGGCAAAAAAAGGACTACCCCAGGACATAATAAGAAAAGCTCCCGAATTGGAAAGGTCAATAGAGGCAGCATATAAACCATGAGAAACTAGCCTCACTGCCCATCAGGGAAATAGGGGCTACAAATAACTACTAAACTCCAGACAGGTATATGGGGTTTgtactcccaaaaaaaaaatttaagtaaaaATATAAACACTAAACAAGTAAGAAGAAACCATGAACTGTATATTCGTACCTAAATAAATAAGCCTTATACGTTTTCAAAATCAGCAATACAACTCCCATATTACTAACTGTTGAATAAAGttcaaaaaaaagggggaatccAACTTAAGAAATTCAACAGAAAGACGGAGTAGCATAAATACTCACAAAAACTGAAATttcgcaaaaaaaaaaaaaaatttatacgaAATGCACTCTACAAGTGAAGTAGAGTTCATTAGCACCGGATTTATAGACGTAAACAAACCTAGACTCTTCAGTAGGAATCCAGTTCCAGTATCTCCGATCTTCAATCCCAGTTATAGCCAGGGCTTTCGCCGAGATCGACATACAAACACCCCCAGTAACCTTATCCACCCAAACCTCCTGCAGAAGAAACccacatcaaaaaaaaaaaaacgaaaatcaTCCCACTGGTTCAAACCCTAAGCTGAAAAGCTAGGATGGACCGAATAGGaattgaagaaagaagagaaaagggagaacCTTGTTGCCGTCGTCGAAAGGGATGGGACGAGAGATGAGGGCAAAGATATCTTTCTTGCATAGATTCTGGTATCGGTCAGAGGGAAACAAATCGAGGAGGTGCTGGTACTTAGGGGGCAATTTGGCTTCCCAGACGGAATCAGAAGAAGCAGCACCCCGAAAGGCCCAGTTGAGGCGAGCGAGGTTGCATATCTCTTGCGGCGTCAAGTGCATGAATACATAGGCCACGCAACTCTCTGGTATGTCTCCCAGACCGGGACGATCGGTGCAGCCATTCGCCCCTTCCGTCAAGTTGGAGAGCGTTGCCCCCATTTTActcttcccttccccctctctctgTCCTTCTACCCTCACTTCACCTTCATCTCCATCTCTGTACTACAAACGCTGAACTCCAGCTTCTgccggtggtgatggtggtggttgcAGAGGCGCCGCCGCTGGTGCTGCTGGTGCTGCTGGTGCTGAAAGGTTGCGATTATGGGAGTGAAACGATACCAGAAAAGAACAGAGGAGAAgagtttgtttttgttttctgagGCATTCCTCAGCCTTAACTTTAAAGTCTCGTCAACACCCGCGTTAGAGAGAAGCCCCCGGCATTTTATATTCGATTTCGTCTCTTCCCCGCCGTAGAAAAGAAGCGACGAACAGGAGGAAGAAGTGTAGCTTAGGCCGGCGTAACCTTAACGTTCCAGGCCTTCATTGTTCGATTGTGTGACGCGTGTCTGATGTAAGAATTTGGGACCTGTTTATTTTGTAGGTTTCCACCTGAAATATTGTTTGAGCGATAAATCAGCATCTTTGTATGACTGTCTCATTCCAACTgtatttcaccaaaaaataaataaaaaattccaactGTATTGCGTGGAACTTGGAAGTGAGTGCTCAGGGGACATTCAAGGG encodes:
- the LOC122672002 gene encoding F-box protein PP2-A15-like, encoding MGATLSNLTEGANGCTDRPGLGDIPESCVAYVFMHLTPQEICNLARLNWAFRGAASSDSVWEAKLPPKYQHLLDLFPSDRYQNLCKKDIFALISRPIPFDDGNKEVWVDKVTGGVCMSISAKALAITGIEDRRYWNWIPTEESRFHVVAFLQQVWWFEVDGLVKFPFPAGVYTVSFRIHLGKFFKRLGRRVCSFEHTHGWDIKPVRFELSTSDGQQAACNCCLDESEMDDANGNHKRGYWIEYKVGEFTVRDSEDATEVRFSMKQIDCTHSKGGLCVDSVFILPSN